A segment of the Mus caroli unplaced genomic scaffold, CAROLI_EIJ_v1.1 scaffold_17312_1, whole genome shotgun sequence genome:
TATCCCACTTTCAGTGTGAAAGCAGCTGAAGAGTCTTGAGAGACAAGAGAGCAGGCTTGGCTTCTGTAGTAGACTTCTGCCCTAGATTAGAGAGCATCCTGNATCCCAACAGCGGGGTTGATGGGCATTCCCTGGGCACTTTCTCCAAGTGATGCCAAAGCTGTGGGTTAAACAGTCAGGAATGGGTCCTGTGATGCCAGTGGCTTCTGGGTCAGCTAGAGATGATTGGAAGATGTCCTGGTGTTTGTGGTCCATTGTTCTCTGCAGTCCTATGAAGTGAGAGACACACCACATATCATCTGGGGAAAAGagacttctgggacaggccttgtCTATCCCTGCCAAGGAGCTATGAACACACAAGTGACATGTAATTGCCTTGCAGCAATGTGTCACTTTTGGATATCTTGCCTGACTCTGACCTGTCCAACTAATAACCATCAGGAAAAGAGCTTTCCTCATGATGTTGCCTTGAGTGTTCTGATAGAACCTGAGGCCTATCTCTCCTAGGGCCCAGTACCATGCCAGCAGCCACTTTGAGATGGAATATATTTTCTCTGCTGCAGCTTCTGCTCAAGAAAGGTGATTCTCACATAGGAACTGTGGTGAACAATACACAGGGATAAAAGATTTTCCTAGGATGTAGAGTCCTAGAGGCAGATCACTCATGCTCTTTGTGGATGTATTATCTCTGGCTGCCTTCAAACTACGAGCACAGAGATAGCAGGTGTAACTGAGACTGTCTGCAAACCCTTCAACATTCACATCATAGCCATTTACAGTAGTACCTTGGGGACATAGCCTGAGTGACAGTCCAATGATGAAGTGACATGGAAAAGAATCACTGCACTTGCTGTATGTAGTGTTGAAGGGTCCCTTCATGTGGAGACATGATCTGTCTGCCAAGAAATGCAGTTTTCCAATTGTTTTAGTGCTTAGCCCAGGAGTCCCGTGACTTCACGGTATGGAAGCTTAAATCCTCCTGGTCCTGTGTTTGTCTTGAATTATGAATGCCCACCCACATCTTTGCTAACTGACCAACTGCCTCTGCAGTCTCTGTTTTAGTAGTCTCGTGAGCCCTCTGGGGTTTCCATCCCAGGCTGCATTCACCTTACTAATCATATAGACCAATGGGCCCTCCATGTTATTACACCTGAGCACCTGGCCTGGCCTTATTTTCATGAGATTTCCTGCCCCATCTTACTTGGGTCCCAGTTTAGGAATACAGTTTCCTCCCACCCTTCCCTTGCCTCAGCCCTCCTCATCGCTGACCTGACAACACTGCTGCACTTCTCCATGGCTCATGGTCATGCTTGGTTTACAGGAGTCTCCTCAGGATCCCCCAAAGCAGAGTGGACCGGACATTTCTCTGCATGCCATTGACAGGGCAGCCATTCTGGAACATGCTCTCCATTGTAACTTTTGCTTCCCTACTCCTACCAGCTGAGACATTGTCAATTTCTTCCTATCACAGTGTGTCCATCCTCTGACCAGGTTCCAGGGAGCCATATATGGCACACTATTTtatcctcctccatctcttccttatttcctctctcccacctcGTGGGCTTTTTGGTATGTTTCTGGNTTCTCCCCACACTTTCACCCCACTAAATTAGTTTATTTAACCTTTAAAAGCTGGGATccagaaatgtagaaaatatgCATTATTTATCTGAACTTGGGTTATCTGAAATGATATAATATTGGCCTGTTCTATTTCCATCCAAATTTTATCTCTTCTTGTGGGTGAATAAGATTTCACTGTGTATACATCacattttcatcttttgaaaatcAGTTCCTTACATCCTGTTACGAAAAGAGCTCACTTAAACGTGAGTATGCACATATATCTCTGGAGTAGAAAGTAGAGCTCTTTGGATATATGCCCTACNNNNNNNNNNNNNNNNNNNNNNNNNNNNNNNNNNNNNNNNNNNNNNNNNNNNNNNNNNNNNNNNNNNNNNNNNNNNNNNNNNNNNNNNNNNNNNNNNNNNNNNNNNNNNNNNNNNNNNNNNNNNNNNNNNNNNNNNNNNNNNNNNNNNNNNNNNNNNNNNNNNNNNNNNNNNNNNNNNNNNNNNNNNNNNNNNNNNNNNNNNNNNNNNNNNNNNNNNNNNNNNNNNNNNNNNNNNNNNNNNNNNNNNNNNNNNNNNNNNNNNNNNNNNNNNNNNNNNNNNNNNNNNNNNNNNNNNNNNNNNNNNNNNNNNNNNNNNNNNNNNNNNNNNNNNNNNNNNNNNNNNNNNNNNNNNNNNNNNNNNNNNNNNNNNNNNNNNNNNNNNNNNNNNNNNNNNNNNNNNNNNNNNNNNNNNNNNNNNNNNNNNNNNNNNNNNNNNNNNNNNNNNNNNNNNNNNNNNNNNNNNNNNNNNNNNNNNNNNNNNNNNNNNNNNNNNNNNNNNNNNNNNNNNNNNNNNNNNNNNNNNNNNNNNNNNNNNNNNNNNNNNNNNNNNNNNNNNNNNNNNNNNNNNNNNNNNNNNNNNNNNNNNNNNNNNNNNNNNNNNNNNNNNNNNNNNNNNNNNNNNNNNNNNNNNNNNNNNNNNNNNNNNNNNNNNNNNNNNNNNNNNNNNNNNNNNNNNNNNNNNNNNNNNNNNNNNNNNNNNNNNNNNNNNNNNNNNNNNNNNNNNNNNNNNNNNNNNNNNNNNNNNNNNNNNNNNNNNNNNNNNNNNNNNNNNNNNNNNNNNNNNNNNNNNNNNNNNNNNNNNNNNNNNNNNNNNNNNNNNNNNNNNNNNNNNNNNNNNNNNNNNNNNNNNNNNNNNNNNNNNNNNNNNNNNNNNNNNNNNNNNNNNNNNNNNNNNNNNNNNNNNNNNNNNNNNNNNNNNNNNNNNNNNNNNNNNNNNNNNNNNNNNNNNNNNctctctccctctctccctctctctctctgtggtgtatgtttttatgtacagttttacatatgtgtaaatatgcCTGTGCATGTGGGGAGGCCAAATAGCAATGTAGGATGTCATCTTCTatattagttactgttctattgttgtgatgaaatcATTTACTTGTGGACTTATGTGGAGTGTTAGCGGGTTGGGTCATGACCATCACGGTAGGGAGTGTTGTAggaggcaggcaagcatggtgtagCAGCAGTGTTGAGAACTTCTGTCTGAGTCACAAAGTGGAGGCTCAGAGAGTGTGAGTCATGATCTTGTGAAGGTCCCACACACTTCAGAAGCACTTCCTCAGAACTGAGCACAAGCAACCCTGGGAGTCTGAGGTGTTTAGGGTTTGTAGAGGTTTGGGGAAAAGCCTTGTGCCTTCCCTGGTTTTCCTCTCCTAGTTTTCCCTTTGCTGGAGTGAGTCAGGGTCTTACCCAACAGGCAGCTTCCCTTGGAAGTACTGAGGATGCTTCCTTGGGgtgtcctccctcctcttcccagaaTTCACTCTGGTTAAAGTAAGAACTCACTTCTACCCAAGGTCTCTCTCATCAAGGGGGCAGGTTTACTGCAGAGGTCATAGACCCTGGAGGAGAACCTGAAACTATCATGTTGCCACAACAATACAGATTCTAACTATAATTCAAACACATACCCATGTGTCCACGGGCAAATGTAGCTCCCTGGGTAGGCATGGtatcccatgcctttaatcccagcagttgaggagaagagacaagaggatccctgaaagttcaaggccagccagatttacatagtaagttcctggacagccagagctacatagggagacacCAGAtccaaagaacaaaaaccaaaatgacaaaatataggaaaaaaggaagaagagaaaggttaAGTGCagtggaaaggcagagagaaggtgACCTTGTGTGCCAGACATCAGCTGCTAGATCTACAAAGTAGCCCAACACCCAAGCCTCGGGGATATCTGTAGGGAAGTGGTGGAAGATTCTCCAGatgcagaggaccaggatgccTAATGCCACAGTGTTTTCTAGCCATGACAGGGTGCCATACCCATGAAATGTGTACAATATGGCTGCCTAGGAAAGACCTGCATAATGATCTCACCAGTTGTCATGCCACTGTGCATGGGGGACAGTGTATAAGGTCCTATCCCTACTTGAAGAGAGAGCTACATCAGCCAGTGCCTGCTGCTGGAGGGAGAATGAGCATCTCCAATGACAAGCTCTCTATAGTGTCATCCAATCACAAGAGGTCAGCAGGAAGCCCATGTACATATCAGCACCACTCAGTGAACCCAGAAGGCACAGTGTGTttgttgtgcgtgtgtgtgtttgttgtgtgtgtatttgtgagtattttatataaacaataacGATTAAATGGGGTCCTGAATATGTGAGAGAGTGGGCTGAGAAAgtaggaggagttggaggggccAGAAGGACACTGGAAATGGTGTAATACAGTTATCACAAGATTCTcaatatatgtttctttttagttttttttttttaaagtagccagGTGAATTACAAGAACTATAGGTCCCTGTTTAGTGGTGCCCTATTGTCTCCTGGGGAAACTATTTGACCTGGGAACCAGTGCAAAAATATTGGCTTGAACCTTTGCTTTGTTATCTTTATCAATATGGCCTCTAAGTGTAGGCTATTGAATGTGGAGACTCTCAGTTGTGTCAGTATTTAAGGACAAATAGTCATTTGAAATCCAGCCTTCACAGACTTGAAGAATTACCAAAAATTGATGTTGTAATAAGTTTTGACTTAGCAAAGACCCAGGCTTATTAATTaaatagttaattaattaaatttattaattaaaaagccTGACACTCTCAGAAAAAGCCACAaaggcattattttttaaaaaaaaaaacttttttttaaactttttaaaaaagatttatttatttatttatttatttatttatttatttattatatttaagtacactgtagctgtcttcagatgcaccagaagagggtatcagatctcattacggatggttgtgagccaccatgtggttgctgggatctcagtggttaagagcactgactgctcttaaccactgagccatctctccagccccacaaaggcATTATCTTGAGTGAACATAATTTATGCAATTTAAGAAAATAGTTTTCCTTAGTGggcttttgtttgtctgcttgtttgttgcttgtttgttttgagacagtctctgtatatgctttttttcccctggacTTTACTTTGTAAGTTAGGCAGGCAGCATAcatcacagaaatctgcctacctctcttccttgagttctgggataaaggtgtgcaccagaaGGTGCCACCTCCTCACTGTTTTTAAGTTGACTTTCACAGATATTCTTGtgaaaaagttaaatatatagtatatgtaattttatatataaaatgtataaaaaggaatttatataaaatatcctcATTTggggtatatatttatatatattacatgaatcatatattttacatatacattatatatacatgcatatgtatatacatataaatataatatcctCCTTAGATTTACTATAGCTGtgataagatttatttttggcttatacttccatatcactgtttatCACCAAATAAATCAGGAGAAGAACTcgaacagggcaggaacctggaggcaggagcagatgcagggaTAATGAAGGTGTCCTGACTTGTGTCCTGATACTCCTGGCTTGCACAGCCTGTTTCTTATAGATCCccggaccaccagtccagggatggcttctccacagtggcctgggccccCACCAGTAATCGATCACTAATTAGAAAAGTGCCTTACAGAATTGCCTACAGTCTGATCTTATGGTGgcgttttctcagttgaagtttcctcctctcagatgactttagtttgtggcAAGTTAACATAAGACTACCCGCcgccatattaaaaaaaagaaatcataaaaccTGATCATAGACTTCCATATATGAAAGTATCCCTCTTTTTATCAGTGATCCACCTCTAACTGTTGTGTCTTCTCAGTCTCAGTGCTCCTTCCTCTTGTACTTTCTGTTATAAGAGTCTTGACACAATTTAGGCTTTTCTCTTCCAGCCTTAAAAGCCTGGATGTCCACGTCAACCACTGCTGCCCTCGATAGAGAGGATNCAGCTGGAGCATGATATGTCAGGGTAAATTCTTACTCNCTAAAACATGGAATCATCACACTTAAATTATTGGTGACATTGTGCAAGGTTTCTATATATTCACACTTGTATAGAAtcgattttaaaataatatgaacgTTTACTTACTTATAAGCCAATTAAGATGGCACCCTTTGAAGGATATTATCATGCGAAATTCTTACACAAAATACACTTAAATGTGAGTAANGCATCGTCACNGGTNCAGCTAACAGCTGGACCCACAGACCAAATGGCACATAAGCAACTACTTGAACACAGCTGGGAGCACTCTAGCAAGAAGCTCAAAGGACAGAGAAGGTGACTAACTGTGCTTCATCAGAGTGTTTCCATAGGAGAGACATGCTCACCTCAGTCAGCTAGATCAGCCTCAGCATGCAGGAGGGACAGCTGCTCTGAGTTCCCTGCAGGAAGTCCCCAAGCCAGTGTGTGGGGACTACATAGGGGTCTGTCAGACTCAACAGAGGCTGTCATTAGCTGTGGCTTATCCCACACAGGCAAGCTCGGTGCATCTTTACCTGGAATAACCCACAATTTAGATGGCACCAGTGAATCTTCACCAAAACTTCACCTCTGTCTTGTATATGTACTTATGCAATACtccaccacacccccacacccacacacccccatacacacacacacacacaaatgagaacaGATTCACAAATTTGCTTCCAAAGGCCTGATGTAACAGAGGTGGATAAATGCATGGGGCTGATGGCATAGCTGTGGACCAAGGATTTGGAAAGTCAGCAAAGAGGAACTCCTAAGAGAAAAGACACCTCTTGGGACATGCCtccagagggagttctaggacatgTGGATTTCAGATCTGGGTCTCTGACATGATTACCAACACAGAGAGGTGGGGCTAGTGAAAGTCATTGTGTCTTAAAGCAACCTGCATGGAAcctgtggatacacacacacaaggttaaTCTCTGTcctgtaagcacacacacacacacacacacacacacacctttgcaaATATACAGTGCAGCTGTAAAACAGAAAAGTCAAAAAAAAGTGACTCCCACATGATCTGCCAGGGATCTAGACTTTCCCTCCGCAGAAGCCTGTTCTACAACAGAAAGTAAAAGATTCAGTTATTTTTATCTCCATTGCAtgactgttttctctctgtgtttctacaccgtgtgcatgcagtgtgtgCAGAGGTCTGAAGCCTGCCCGGAATCTCCTGGAGCAGCAgtcacagaaggttgtgagctgctctgtgagtGCAGGAAATCCAACCTGGGTCCCAAAAGGGCAGTGTgggtactcttaacctctgagcatctTTTCAGGCCCCAGAAGAAGCTTCTAATAGGAAGAAAACTGCGATTGCAGAACTTTCTAAATAGAAAAGCACCAGCCTTCACTGGCGcgagggggaagagggggtggggttAGACGGAAGGGGCGGGGTTGGGAGGAAGCGGGAGGGTTTGGGGAGGAGGAGTGGCGGTGAGCAGAGCTATTGCGGAGggtgagggagaaagggatgggaagaaggagatggagatgggactaaggagaggtgggggtgggaaggcagTGGGACAACAAATATTTGAGGGTACAAAAGACTTGAGAGGGTGATAGGGAAGGGGCAAAAGAGTCTCTGAGGGAGgaaaaatgagacagagacagagaagcatgGAGGGAAGTGAGGAACAGCTGCCTGGGGGTCCCAGGGTATCCTAGAAGGATGGTCTAGAGGAGACTGACTTGAAACTAGAGAAGAATCGGGGGAGTGGCTCGAGCAAAGATTTGTTAATGCCTCCAGGTACTCAAGGCTGTGGGTGTGGCCCCGCATAAAAGTTTCAACTCTTGTTGCAGATTTCAGAGGCTGCAGTTCAAGACAccaactcttttctttctccacttttCCTGACACCATTGCCAATAGTCCCTGAGGGCGCAGCTGGTGGTGAGTGAGATGAAGAAGGGACCACGGGAGGGGCATGCGAGCCCAGTACAACTCTGTCCTCAGGATTTTTAGTTGGTTAGTAGTCAGGTTCCTAGTTACAGCCTCAGTTTGATCAAGTGTGAGAGGGGCCAAGATTTGCAGGGAGGGAGGTTCCAAGCCACAAGGCACAGGAGTGATCCCCTAAGACATTTAAGGAAAAGTGGATTAGGGAGATGCAGGGTCAGAGCAGAGAAGGCCCTAATTCACAGCCAGGTGCCTGGAACTCTTGCTTTAGTCTGCACTGGGGCTACAGCAGGGACATGCTAACTTCCCCATTCTCCCTGCAGCCACAGTCACATCTGTCAGAAGAAACCATGGCCAAGGCAGCAGTGACCAAGCGCCATCATTCTATGATTCAGAAGCTGTTAATTCTACTGAGCTGTGGATACACCAAGCTGTTGGCTGGTGAGTTCCCTGGGCCTATATGGACCAGNGTTGCTGCAAGGAACAGGAAACTGGCTTAAGTCAGTTCCCAGGCCTGGGGTACCAAAAACTCCAGGGTTTCCCACTCTTCAGTCCAGCACCACAGCAACTGGGAACCCTGGCTTTCCGTGACCCAGGCTTCAGTGGATTGAAGAGATAAGGGGAAAGTTACAGtgtgagggaggggcaggaatGAAGAACCAACAGGGCAGAAGGGCGTACCTGGTGATGTCCACAGCACCATCTGGGTCTATAGGAAGCCTAAAACCCAGAGACTAGGATTGGGTATGCTGGGAGCAGTGCTCGACCAAGACAGTCTCAGACAGCTGCTCTGGACCTAAGGCGGGCTGTGCTAGAGACTGCCTTCCCAAGGGATTCCTCACGAGTCCTCTGCCATTCACGGAACTCTGCAATTGACCTTTCTTCCCACTTTCCCATGGTATTTGTCCAGGAGATCACAACAGATGCTTCCAGGGACAAGGAcgcctccccacccctcctccttgttcttagtcattttttaattggatttttttttt
Coding sequences within it:
- the LOC110288015 gene encoding uncharacterized protein LOC110288015, whose product is MAPFEGYYHAKFLHKIHLNVSXASSXVQLTAGPTDQMAHKQLLEHSWEHSSKKLKGQRSVCRGLKPARNLLEQQSQKVVSCSISEAAVQDTNSFLSPLFLTPLPIVPEGAAGATVTSVRRNHGQGSSDQAPSFYDSEAVNSTELWIHQAVG